The region CCTGTTCGAGGTCCGGGGCTTCTCCCGCCCCCGGCGCGGCCAGAACAATTCTCTAGAACAAGGTTCGTTTCACGTTACCCTGGCCTACACCGGCCTGGATGGCGAACGCCGGGCCACGCGCCTGGATTTCAGCCCGCCCCCAACCCGCCTGACCGGCGACAGTGCAACCTTTCACCTGGACTTGGCCCCGGGCGAGCGGGCCGTCCTTTCCCTGCGCGTGAGCGTTCTGCCGCCCTCGGACGCGCCCCAGAGCTTTGCCCAAGCCCTGCGCACCGCCCGGCGCCGTGTGCGACTGGAGCGGGCTCGCGGCGCCCGCGTGGAAACCTCCTGCCCCAAGGTCAACGCGGTGCTGGAGCGTGCCCTCAACGACCTCGCCGGGCTGCAAACCCCCACCCCCCACGGCTCCTATCCGGCGGCGGGCCTGCCCTGGTTCAATACCTTGTTTGGCCGCGACAGCCTGCTCACCGCGTGGTTCCTGCTCTGGCAGTCGCCCGACATCGCGCGCGGTGTCTTGCAGGTCTTGGCGGCGTGCCAAGCCACCACCTTTGAGCCCCGCACCGACGCCGAGCCCGGCAAGATCTTGCACGAGCGCCGCGACGGCGAAATGGCCGCCCTGGGCGAGGTGCCCTATGGCCGCTATTACGGCAGCGTGGACGCAACGCCGCTGTTTGTTGCGTTGGCCGGGGCCTATGTCGAGCGCACCGGCGACGGGGCGTTTGCCCGCGCCCTGTGGCCGGCGGTGGACGCGGCCTTGGCCTGGATCGATCACCACGGCGATCGCGATGGCGATGGCTTTGTCGAGTACGGGCGGCGCTGCGACGACGGCTTGGTCAACCAGGGCTGGAAGGACAGCGACGACAGTGTGTTTCACGCCGATGGCCGGCTGGCCCAAGGCCCCCTCGCGGTGTGCGAGGTGCAGGGCTATGTGTTTGCCGCCAAGCGGGCGGCGGCCGGGCTGGCCCGCACYCTTGGCGACGCAGGACGCGCCCGCCTCCTGGAAACCGAGGCCGAGACCTTGCGCCAAAAGGTCGAAGATGCGTTCTGGATCGAGTCTCTGGGCACCTACGCCCTCGCCCTGGATGGCGACAAGCGCCCCTGTTGCGTGCGCACGTCCAACGCCGGCCACCTGCTGTTCGCCGGCCTGCCCAGCCCGGAGCGCGCCGCCCGCCTTGCCCAGACCCTCATGACCGATGCCAGCTTTTCCGGCTGGGGCCTGCGGACTCTGGCGGTTGGCGAGCCCCGCTATAACCCGCTCTCCTATCATAACGGCTCG is a window of Pararhodospirillum photometricum DSM 122 DNA encoding:
- a CDS encoding glycogen debranching N-terminal domain-containing protein, with the translated sequence MTPASAALHTARPHTLKGGTSVAVFAQSGEIFAGPDSALGFYHRETRHLSRLEIGINGARPLTLGATVSDDTTVLVAEMTNPDLEGLGRGQIHLRSALVLEAGVLHGCLKVQAFSPTPQALEICLEFAADFADLFEVRGFSRPRRGQNNSLEQGSFHVTLAYTGLDGERRATRLDFSPPPTRLTGDSATFHLDLAPGERAVLSLRVSVLPPSDAPQSFAQALRTARRRVRLERARGARVETSCPKVNAVLERALNDLAGLQTPTPHGSYPAAGLPWFNTLFGRDSLLTAWFLLWQSPDIARGVLQVLAACQATTFEPRTDAEPGKILHERRDGEMAALGEVPYGRYYGSVDATPLFVALAGAYVERTGDGAFARALWPAVDAALAWIDHHGDRDGDGFVEYGRRCDDGLVNQGWKDSDDSVFHADGRLAQGPLAVCEVQGYVFAAKRAAAGLARTLGDAGRARLLETEAETLRQKVEDAFWIESLGTYALALDGDKRPCCVRTSNAGHLLFAGLPSPERAARLAQTLMTDASFSGWGLRTLAVGEPRYNPLSYHNGSVWPHDTALIGLGLARYGHKDATVRLLEGLIAAATALEHQRLPELFCGFPRRRGTPPVTYPGSCVPQAWAAAAPLALLGAALGLGFDPMAGRVRLEDPRLPAGLTFVRVRGLRVGGEAHEVGWERC